In Pseudomonas sp. FP1742, the DNA window GCCTATTTCGAACTGTCGCCCGACGGCAAACTGCTGCACCAAATCTGGTTCCAGGCGCCTTACGCGGCCATGGTTCATGACTTTGCGGTAACTGAACACTACGTGGTGTTCCCGCTGATTCCGTTGACGGTCGACGTCGAGCGTATGAAAAACGGCGGCCAGCATTTCCAATGGCAACCTGATCTGCCTCAGCTCTTCGCCGTCGTACCCCGCAATGGGCACGCGGAGGACGTTCGTTGGTTCAAGGGCCCCAAGGACGGTTTCCAGGGCCATACGCTCAACGCGTTCGATGAGGACGACAAGGTTTACGTGGACATGCCGGTCACCGGCGGGAACATCTTTTACTTCTTTCCTCAGGCCGACGGTTATGTCCCGCCACCTGAAACCCTGGCTGCCAGCCTGATGCGCTGGACCTTCGATCTCACCAGCACCCAGGACGATATTCAACCGCAGCCATTGACGGATTACCCCTGCGAATTCCCGAGGTGCGATGACCGCTACATCGGCCGAAAATACGAGCACGGCTTTGTACTCGCGTTCGATCCAGAGCGCCCGTATAACCCGGCGAATGGGCCGATACCGTTTCAATTCTTCAATCTGCTGGCTCGTGTAAACCTCAAGACAGGAGCCACCGACGCCTGGTTTCCCGGTGACAGCGGATGCTTCCAGGAACCCATTTTCATTCCACGCGCCCCTGATGCACAGGAAGCGGATGGTTATGTCGTCGCTCTGCTCAATCTCATCGCAGAAGGCCGTAGTGAGCTCGTCGTACTGGACTCTGGTGACATGGCGAGTGGCCCCATTGCGCGAATCAAAGTGCCGTTCCGGCTGCGCATGTCGCTGCATGGTTGCTGGGTGCCGAGTAAAAAATGAAGCCATGAAGGCCCGCTGAAATGCCTGGAAGACAGTGATTATCCAGGCTGGGATGGGGCTCCTGTTCTGATCTCCCATAAACGTCACAGTCTCGTATTGCCTGTTCTGGAGGGTCGGCAAAGTGCTGCCAAAAATACATAAAAAGCAAAATTCCTGCATTTTGAGATTTATTAAAAATCTCTCTTTACAGGATTAAATCGTAGGAATAGATTCAACCTCAACCGCCCGCGGCTTACCCGCGGCCATAGTCGCATGAGCAGTAACGAGCACTCTTTGCCCCCTGCGCATGCACTGAACTTCTTCCAAGGAGCACTCAATGAAACTCGCGAGCTTTATGGTTCAAGGCCGTAGCACCTATGGCGTCGTCGATGGCGAGCACATCATCGATCTGGAGTCGGTCAAGCAGACCTTCGGCACCGACCTCAAACAAGCCATCGCCAACAATCGCCTGGCCGAGCTGACCCACGACATCCTGGCGAGTCTGCAGCGCTTGCCTCTGGCTGAAGTGACCTTTCTGCCCGTTATCCCGAACCCGGGAAAAGTGCTGTGCATTGGCATCAACTACGCCACACATGTGCGTGAAACCGGTCGCGAGATGCCGACCTACCCAATGATTTTCACCCGATTCGCCGACAGCCAGACCGCCCACCTGCAACCCATCGTTCGTCCAAAGGCCTCGCACAAGCTCGATTTTGAAGGCGAGTTGGCGGTGGTGATCGGCAAGCCGGCGCGTCACGTCAAGCAAGCCGACGCGCTGGACTATGTCGCCGGTTACGCCTGCTACAACGACGGCAGTGTTCGCGACTGGCAGAAGCACACCATTCAGTTCGTACCGGGCAAGAATTTCCCCGGTACCGGCGGTTTTGGCCCTTGGCTGGTCACCCGGGACGAGATTGGTGATCCACAGGACCTGGAACTGACCACCCGCCTCAATGGCGAAGTGATGCAGCACACCAGCACCAGCGACATGATTTTCGATGTGCGCAAGTTGATCGAATACTGCTCCACCTT includes these proteins:
- a CDS encoding fumarylacetoacetate hydrolase family protein encodes the protein MKLASFMVQGRSTYGVVDGEHIIDLESVKQTFGTDLKQAIANNRLAELTHDILASLQRLPLAEVTFLPVIPNPGKVLCIGINYATHVRETGREMPTYPMIFTRFADSQTAHLQPIVRPKASHKLDFEGELAVVIGKPARHVKQADALDYVAGYACYNDGSVRDWQKHTIQFVPGKNFPGTGGFGPWLVTRDEIGDPQDLELTTRLNGEVMQHTSTSDMIFDVRKLIEYCSTFTELAPGDVIVSGTTGGVGAFREPPVWMKPGDEVEIEISRIGILRNSIVDEQ
- a CDS encoding carotenoid oxygenase family protein translates to MPHPFPQTPEFSGALYAPSRVEAEVFDLEIEGTLPASIRGVFYQVAPDPQYPPMLGNDIFFNGDGMVSAFNFADGKVSMRRRYVKTDRLMAQRREGRSLNGVYRNVFTNDPLAAKNNTTANTSVVAHNGVLLALKEDALPWAMDLETLETLGEWSFDGQIESATFTAHPKLDPVTGNLLAFSYEAKGDGTPDLAYFELSPDGKLLHQIWFQAPYAAMVHDFAVTEHYVVFPLIPLTVDVERMKNGGQHFQWQPDLPQLFAVVPRNGHAEDVRWFKGPKDGFQGHTLNAFDEDDKVYVDMPVTGGNIFYFFPQADGYVPPPETLAASLMRWTFDLTSTQDDIQPQPLTDYPCEFPRCDDRYIGRKYEHGFVLAFDPERPYNPANGPIPFQFFNLLARVNLKTGATDAWFPGDSGCFQEPIFIPRAPDAQEADGYVVALLNLIAEGRSELVVLDSGDMASGPIARIKVPFRLRMSLHGCWVPSKK